From Phycisphaerae bacterium, a single genomic window includes:
- a CDS encoding ATP-binding protein: MMDTLRILVTDDERGMRLGVERTLRDFRVMVPDVHEEVAFVVDQAETGEQAIEQMATRPPDILLLDHKLPGISGLEVLDRVSGTRPELLTIMITAYASIETAVVATKRGAYDFLAKPFTPDELKSTVRKAAIRIMLARQARKLAEEKRQVRFQFIRVLGHELKAPLNAIDGFLQLIKNHTLGGDVGAYDEIVGRCSVRVDHMRKLIVDLLDMTRIESGQKSRDLGTVDVREIARTSIETILPTAQPRNIAIELHADGPVTMTADRGEIEMILNNLISNAVKYNRDNGRVDVRVDRSGQVVTIAVTDTGIGMSKEETAKLFGEFVRIKNARTRSILGSGLGLSIVKRLAMLYDGSATVESEPDVGSTFTVVLKDSPGPPPSAVPAATTMNEA, translated from the coding sequence ATGATGGATACGCTGCGGATTCTGGTTACCGACGACGAACGGGGCATGAGGCTCGGAGTCGAGCGCACGTTGCGAGACTTCAGGGTGATGGTCCCCGACGTCCACGAAGAGGTGGCCTTCGTTGTTGACCAGGCCGAAACCGGCGAGCAGGCCATCGAACAAATGGCCACACGGCCGCCGGATATCCTGCTCCTGGATCACAAGCTCCCGGGTATCAGCGGGCTGGAGGTCTTGGACCGGGTGTCCGGGACGCGCCCGGAGCTGCTGACGATCATGATCACCGCCTACGCCTCGATCGAGACGGCGGTCGTCGCCACCAAGAGAGGAGCCTACGATTTCCTGGCCAAGCCGTTCACCCCCGACGAGCTGAAAAGCACCGTCCGCAAGGCGGCGATCCGAATCATGCTGGCCCGACAGGCCCGCAAACTCGCGGAGGAAAAAAGGCAGGTCCGCTTCCAGTTCATCCGCGTTTTGGGCCACGAGCTCAAGGCGCCCCTGAACGCCATCGACGGGTTCCTGCAACTCATTAAGAATCACACCCTCGGCGGCGACGTCGGAGCCTATGATGAGATCGTCGGCCGGTGCAGCGTCCGCGTGGACCACATGCGGAAGTTGATCGTCGATCTGCTGGATATGACCCGGATCGAGTCCGGCCAGAAATCCCGCGACCTCGGCACGGTCGACGTCCGCGAGATCGCCCGGACGTCCATCGAGACGATCCTGCCCACCGCCCAGCCGCGGAATATCGCCATCGAGCTTCATGCGGACGGGCCGGTGACCATGACCGCCGACCGCGGCGAGATCGAGATGATACTGAACAATCTGATTTCCAACGCGGTGAAATACAACCGTGACAACGGCCGGGTCGACGTCCGAGTCGACCGCTCCGGCCAGGTCGTGACCATCGCGGTGACCGACACGGGCATCGGAATGTCCAAGGAGGAAACCGCAAAACTCTTCGGCGAGTTTGTCAGAATTAAGAACGCCAGAACCCGCAGTATTCTCGGCAGCGGCCTGGGATTGTCGATCGTCAAGAGGCTGGCCATGCTCTATGACGGCAGCGCCACCGTCGAAAGCGAACCGGACGTCGGCAGCACATTTACCGTGGTCCTCAAGGATTCCCCCGGGCCGCCCCCGTCGGCGGTCCCTGCGGCAACAACGATGAACGAGGCTTGA
- a CDS encoding NADH-dependent [FeFe] hydrogenase, group A6 yields the protein MITIEVNGRPVEAEPGEMLLAALRRAGIKVPTLCQIEGLFPTGACRMCVVEVEGQRGLVPSCAFPVSEGLKVQTHSPRALRARKTIVELLLANHPDDCLYCVRNENCDLQRLAAELGVRSRRFSGGKNRHALDTSSPSLVRDPAKCILCGKCVRVCEEIQGVAAIDFIGRGSKTTVGTAFNEGVNVSSCVYCGQCVRVCPTGALREQSHMKEVADALNHPDLMVVVQHAPAISVTLGEEFGMPPGSDVNGAMTTALRLLGFKRVFDTSFSADLTIMEEASELVHRIKNGGRLPMMTSCSPAWIKFVETFYPDLMPNLSTCKSPQQMLGAVIKSYFAEREGIDPARIFSVSIMPCTAKKFEAGRPEMCRNGLPDIDAVLTTRELARMIRMRGLDLRELPGDTADTPFGERTTAGKLFGASGGVMEAAIRTAHYLITGKELADLTVQPVRGLAGVKEARLQIAGMDIGVAVVSGLANARRLLDQILAGRKDLHFIEVMSCPGGCVAGGGQPINTDMDAVRTRMQALYRIDSVESRRTSHGNASVRRIYEEYLGRPLSERSHHLLHTHYVKREVLA from the coding sequence ATGATCACCATCGAAGTAAATGGCCGTCCAGTGGAAGCCGAACCAGGCGAAATGCTTCTTGCGGCGCTGCGACGTGCAGGCATCAAGGTGCCGACGCTCTGTCAGATCGAAGGGCTGTTTCCCACCGGCGCATGCCGGATGTGCGTCGTTGAAGTGGAAGGGCAGCGCGGACTGGTGCCGAGCTGCGCCTTTCCGGTTTCCGAAGGCCTGAAGGTACAGACCCACTCGCCTCGGGCTCTGCGAGCCCGCAAGACCATCGTCGAGCTTCTGCTGGCCAACCACCCCGACGATTGCCTCTACTGCGTTAGAAACGAGAACTGCGATCTCCAGCGGTTGGCGGCCGAGCTCGGCGTTCGCAGCCGGCGGTTTTCCGGCGGAAAGAACCGGCACGCCCTCGACACGTCGAGCCCGTCATTGGTCCGCGACCCGGCCAAATGCATCCTGTGCGGCAAGTGCGTGCGGGTCTGCGAGGAAATTCAGGGCGTCGCGGCCATTGACTTCATCGGTCGCGGTTCGAAAACCACCGTCGGCACCGCGTTCAACGAAGGCGTCAACGTATCGAGCTGCGTCTACTGCGGCCAGTGTGTCAGAGTCTGCCCGACGGGTGCGCTCCGCGAGCAGAGCCACATGAAGGAGGTGGCGGACGCACTCAACCATCCGGACCTCATGGTGGTGGTTCAGCACGCTCCCGCGATCTCAGTGACCCTGGGGGAGGAATTCGGGATGCCGCCAGGCTCCGACGTCAACGGAGCCATGACCACGGCCCTGCGTCTCCTGGGTTTCAAGCGGGTGTTCGACACCAGCTTCTCCGCCGACCTGACGATCATGGAAGAAGCCTCCGAGCTGGTTCACCGAATCAAGAACGGCGGGCGTCTCCCGATGATGACAAGCTGCTCTCCCGCCTGGATCAAGTTCGTCGAAACGTTTTACCCCGATTTGATGCCCAATCTGTCGACCTGCAAGAGTCCGCAACAGATGCTGGGGGCCGTCATCAAGAGCTACTTTGCCGAGCGCGAGGGCATCGACCCCGCCAGAATCTTCAGCGTCAGCATCATGCCCTGCACCGCCAAGAAGTTCGAGGCCGGACGCCCGGAAATGTGCCGCAACGGCCTGCCCGATATCGATGCGGTGTTGACCACGCGCGAACTGGCCCGCATGATCCGGATGCGGGGACTCGACTTGCGCGAGCTGCCCGGCGATACCGCCGATACACCCTTCGGTGAACGCACAACCGCAGGAAAACTGTTCGGTGCCAGCGGCGGAGTCATGGAAGCCGCGATCCGCACCGCCCATTACCTGATCACCGGCAAGGAGCTTGCGGACCTCACCGTGCAGCCCGTTCGCGGTCTGGCGGGCGTCAAAGAGGCTCGCCTGCAGATTGCCGGCATGGACATCGGAGTCGCGGTCGTCAGCGGCCTGGCAAATGCCCGCCGACTGCTCGATCAGATCCTGGCGGGACGCAAGGACCTGCACTTCATCGAGGTCATGAGCTGTCCGGGTGGTTGTGTGGCCGGCGGCGGCCAGCCGATCAACACCGACATGGACGCCGTTCGAACCAGAATGCAGGCTCTCTACCGGATTGACTCCGTCGAAAGCCGTCGGACCTCGCACGGCAACGCGTCCGTGCGGCGCATTTACGAGGAGTATCTCGGTCGACCGCTGAGTGAAAGGAGTCATCACCTGCTGCACACGCACTACGTTAAACGGGAAGTACTGGCCTGA
- a CDS encoding NADH-ubiquinone oxidoreductase-F iron-sulfur binding region domain-containing protein, translated as MTKPPETISACCHEHAADQGYPTVLAHVMSSDPAQQDRLALLRHDRVTRPTIYVGTGTCGLGAGARFTVGAIKEYLRQNNIEADLIGVGCIGLCSAEPIVDVQLPGKARVSFKGITEDRVPTLLDAMMQGTVPAESVIGQHRTEFGEMWPDVPCLDEHPFFAPQMRWVLANCGIMDPSSIDEYIARGGYTALARMLSAQTPEQVCDLVEASGLRGRGGGGFPTGRKWKFARSAAGSGKYLVCNADEGDPGAFMDRAVIEGDPHRLLEGMAIAAYAIGADKAYVYIRAEYPLAIERLKAAIKQARDYRLLGNNILGRGFSLEIVIKMGAGAFVCGEETALIHSIEGKRGMPRPRPPFPAVRGLFDKPTIINNVETLANLPTLLTIGAERFSAVGTKSSKGTKVFALSGKVARTGLVEVAMGTTIRRIVFDIGGGIPNGKAYKAVQIGGPSGGCIPTQHLDIDVDYESLKTVGAMMGSGGLVVMDEDTCMVDVAKFFMDFIQRESCGKCIPCREGTRRMLETLQRITRGRKSEKDIDALTRFQSVMHLPRLAEVIRDTSLCGLGQTAPNPVLSTLRWFRDEYEAHIYERRCPAGVCQDLVTYRIIAEKCRGCTLCAKRCPVQAVMGTPKSPHYIITDKCIACGSCLESCRFEAVVKE; from the coding sequence ATGACCAAGCCGCCTGAGACAATCAGCGCATGCTGCCACGAACATGCCGCGGACCAGGGCTACCCGACCGTCCTCGCACACGTGATGAGCAGCGATCCCGCTCAACAGGATCGGCTTGCACTGCTCAGACACGACAGGGTGACGCGCCCGACGATCTACGTCGGCACGGGAACATGCGGTTTGGGCGCGGGGGCCCGGTTTACCGTCGGGGCGATCAAGGAGTATCTGAGGCAGAACAACATCGAGGCCGACCTGATCGGGGTGGGGTGCATCGGCTTGTGTTCGGCCGAGCCGATCGTTGATGTCCAGCTTCCCGGAAAGGCACGCGTCTCATTCAAGGGAATCACCGAGGACAGAGTCCCGACCCTGCTGGATGCGATGATGCAGGGGACCGTGCCCGCCGAGTCGGTCATCGGCCAGCATCGCACCGAGTTCGGTGAGATGTGGCCCGACGTTCCGTGTCTTGATGAGCACCCCTTTTTCGCTCCGCAGATGCGATGGGTGCTTGCCAACTGCGGGATCATGGATCCGTCCAGCATCGACGAATACATCGCCCGCGGCGGATATACCGCCCTGGCCAGGATGCTGTCCGCCCAAACCCCCGAGCAGGTCTGCGATCTCGTTGAAGCAAGCGGTCTTCGCGGGCGCGGCGGCGGAGGCTTCCCCACGGGCAGGAAATGGAAATTCGCGAGATCGGCTGCCGGCTCAGGGAAATACCTGGTCTGCAACGCCGACGAAGGCGATCCCGGAGCGTTCATGGATCGCGCGGTCATTGAAGGCGATCCACACCGCCTGCTTGAAGGCATGGCGATCGCCGCGTACGCGATCGGAGCCGACAAGGCTTACGTCTACATTCGGGCGGAATACCCGCTGGCAATTGAAAGACTCAAAGCGGCCATCAAACAGGCCCGCGATTATCGCCTTCTCGGGAACAACATCCTCGGCCGCGGCTTCTCCCTGGAAATCGTGATCAAAATGGGAGCAGGCGCGTTTGTGTGCGGAGAGGAAACGGCCTTGATCCACAGCATCGAAGGCAAACGCGGGATGCCCCGCCCTCGTCCTCCGTTCCCGGCCGTTCGCGGGCTTTTCGATAAGCCGACGATCATCAACAACGTTGAGACCCTCGCCAACCTCCCGACCCTGCTGACCATCGGGGCGGAACGATTCAGCGCCGTCGGCACAAAAAGCAGCAAGGGAACCAAGGTTTTCGCTCTCTCCGGCAAGGTCGCCCGCACCGGCCTGGTCGAAGTCGCCATGGGTACGACCATCCGACGGATCGTTTTTGACATCGGCGGCGGCATTCCCAACGGCAAGGCATACAAGGCCGTTCAGATCGGCGGTCCTTCCGGCGGTTGCATCCCGACCCAACATCTCGACATCGACGTGGACTACGAGTCGCTCAAAACCGTCGGCGCCATGATGGGTTCGGGCGGCCTGGTGGTCATGGACGAAGACACCTGCATGGTCGACGTCGCCAAGTTCTTCATGGATTTCATCCAGCGGGAAAGCTGCGGCAAGTGCATTCCGTGCCGTGAAGGGACCCGCCGGATGCTCGAGACGCTCCAGCGGATCACCCGCGGCCGCAAGAGCGAGAAGGATATCGACGCCCTCACCCGGTTCCAGAGCGTCATGCACCTGCCGAGGCTGGCTGAGGTGATCCGCGACACCAGCCTGTGCGGCCTGGGACAGACGGCTCCCAATCCGGTGCTCAGCACGCTGCGCTGGTTCAGAGATGAGTACGAGGCGCACATCTACGAGCGCCGCTGCCCGGCGGGCGTCTGCCAGGATCTGGTAACGTACCGTATTATCGCCGAGAAATGCAGAGGCTGCACCTTGTGCGCTAAACGATGCCCGGTGCAGGCCGTCATGGGAACGCCCAAAAGCCCGCACTACATCATCACCGACAAGTGCATCGCGTGCGGATCGTGCCTGGAGAGTTGCAGGTTTGAAGCCGTCGTCAAGGAATGA
- a CDS encoding [Fe-Fe] hydrogenase large subunit C-terminal domain-containing protein has protein sequence MGTAFISTIKEHCRMCYTCVRECPAKAIRIVDGQAQVIGDRCIACGNCVKVCSQGAKEVRSSIKEVEALLASGRKVAACVAPSFPAEFVDADPHQVVGMLWALGFELVNEVAFGADLVAREYRRLLSRNDDKRYITTSCPAIVGYVERYYPDLLDSLTPVVSPMIATARALRQLHGNDLKIVFIGPCIAKKAEAESKPVAGEIDAVLTFPELREMLAARNIRPDNVEPCEFDPPHGATGAMFPVSRGVLQAADIREDLMTGEVVATAGRMHTLEAIKEFASGDLGARLLEVLACEGCIMGAGISNDLPLFNRRRHMRKYFCKRIESLDLARWHEDMERFAGLDLRRSYVANDQRIPTPADEQLNQILIRMGKFSPKDELNCGACGYDTCMEHAIAIYKGLAETEMCLPYTIEKLRQTIKELAASHEQLASTQEALIQAEKLASMGQLAAGIAHEVNNPLGVVLMYAHLMLEEYRDKTKMREDLAMIAEQADRCKKIVAGLLHFARQNKVVRYPTDVRELVRRSIKTFTIPPNVTVKIDTEIADPVAEIDRDQIIQVLTNLISNAVAAMEKGGTLTVRVTGDADNIRFVVGDTGVGIPEQNMKKIFEPFFTTKQIGKGTGLGLAVTYGIVKMHCGDIRVESNADPAAGPTGTTFTVTLPRREQREMNQVSGTEMIRGLGQVESAPTGQN, from the coding sequence ATGGGCACCGCATTCATCAGCACGATCAAAGAACACTGCCGTATGTGCTACACGTGTGTGCGCGAATGCCCCGCCAAGGCGATACGCATCGTGGACGGCCAGGCCCAGGTGATCGGAGACCGCTGCATCGCCTGCGGCAACTGCGTCAAGGTGTGTTCACAGGGAGCCAAGGAGGTGCGCAGCTCGATCAAGGAGGTCGAGGCTCTTCTGGCCTCAGGCCGAAAGGTGGCGGCCTGTGTGGCACCCAGCTTCCCCGCGGAGTTCGTCGACGCCGACCCCCACCAGGTGGTGGGCATGCTCTGGGCTTTGGGGTTCGAGTTGGTGAACGAGGTGGCCTTCGGCGCTGATTTGGTCGCCCGCGAGTATCGCCGTCTCCTGTCCCGAAACGACGACAAACGATACATCACCACGAGCTGCCCGGCCATCGTCGGCTACGTCGAACGCTACTATCCGGATCTTCTCGACTCTCTCACCCCGGTCGTTTCGCCCATGATCGCCACGGCCAGGGCGCTCCGACAACTGCACGGCAACGACCTCAAGATCGTTTTCATCGGCCCTTGCATTGCCAAGAAGGCTGAGGCCGAAAGCAAGCCTGTGGCGGGCGAGATCGATGCCGTCCTGACGTTCCCCGAGTTGCGGGAAATGCTCGCCGCGCGCAACATTCGCCCGGACAACGTGGAACCCTGCGAATTCGATCCGCCGCACGGAGCGACCGGCGCAATGTTTCCCGTCAGCCGCGGCGTCCTCCAGGCCGCCGACATCCGCGAGGATCTGATGACCGGCGAGGTCGTCGCCACCGCCGGCCGTATGCATACCTTGGAAGCCATCAAGGAATTCGCCTCCGGCGACCTGGGAGCCAGACTACTCGAGGTCCTGGCCTGCGAGGGTTGCATCATGGGGGCGGGCATCAGCAACGACCTGCCGCTGTTCAACCGCCGCCGCCATATGAGGAAGTACTTCTGCAAGCGGATCGAATCGCTCGATCTGGCACGCTGGCACGAAGATATGGAACGCTTTGCCGGGCTTGATCTGCGCCGCTCCTACGTGGCCAACGATCAGCGCATTCCGACGCCCGCCGACGAACAGCTCAACCAGATCCTCATCCGCATGGGCAAGTTCTCGCCGAAAGACGAGCTCAATTGCGGGGCCTGCGGCTACGACACGTGCATGGAGCACGCCATCGCGATCTATAAAGGGCTGGCCGAGACGGAAATGTGCCTGCCGTACACCATCGAGAAGCTCAGGCAAACCATCAAAGAACTGGCCGCGTCGCACGAACAGTTGGCCAGCACGCAGGAAGCCCTGATCCAGGCCGAAAAGCTCGCCAGTATGGGCCAGCTTGCCGCGGGTATCGCCCACGAAGTGAATAACCCCCTCGGCGTCGTCCTGATGTACGCTCACCTGATGCTCGAGGAGTACAGGGACAAAACCAAGATGCGCGAAGACCTGGCGATGATCGCGGAACAGGCCGATCGCTGCAAGAAGATCGTCGCTGGCCTGCTCCACTTCGCACGCCAGAACAAGGTGGTGCGCTATCCCACCGATGTCCGGGAACTGGTGCGGCGATCGATCAAGACCTTCACCATCCCGCCCAACGTCACGGTGAAGATCGACACGGAGATCGCGGACCCCGTCGCCGAGATCGACCGGGATCAGATCATCCAGGTGTTGACAAACCTGATCAGCAACGCCGTCGCGGCCATGGAGAAGGGCGGCACGCTGACCGTCCGGGTCACGGGCGATGCCGACAATATCAGATTCGTCGTCGGCGATACCGGCGTGGGCATTCCTGAACAGAATATGAAAAAGATCTTTGAGCCGTTCTTCACCACTAAACAGATCGGCAAGGGAACCGGTTTGGGACTGGCGGTCACATACGGTATCGTGAAGATGCACTGCGGAGATATCCGCGTGGAATCCAACGCCGACCCGGCCGCCGGCCCGACCGGGACAACCTTCACGGTGACGCTGCCGAGACGCGAACAGAGAGAGATGAACCAGGTTTCGGGGACCGAGATGATACGGGGCCTCGGACAGGTCGAATCAGCCCCAACGGGGCAGAACTGA
- a CDS encoding sigma-54 dependent transcriptional regulator — translation MADMEKTFASQRVLVIDDEVVIGLSCRRCLEPDGHRVDCIEDPRRGLEAALTGDYDVIFLDLMMPGLHGMDVLKQVKAAGVAAEVIIITGYSTVQSAVEAMKQGAADYLSKPFTPDELRLVFRKAAERSALIRENAALRRALEIDKGFEGIIGESRSMERVFGLIRRVAPTDGTVLVRGESGTGKEMVVRAIHRLSRRRNQPLLGCDCSSLAPTLLESELFGHVKGSFSGAIATKQGLFEVADKGTLFLDEVANLSLETQGKLLRVLETRRVRKVGDTSEREVDIRLIAATNRDLMQMVKDGAFREDLYYRLNVVPIDLPPLRARQGDIPKLAMVFLERCCRQNEISFKSFTPEAMAMMEAYSWPGNVRELRNVVERLAILCDSDRIEVRHLPLEIRQAPISAGTAPLPKTWEEFKNLKQQVRDAAVQELERRFLSNALQQCEGNVSKAAEHVGMQRTHFHALMRKHNLSSEPGG, via the coding sequence ATGGCTGACATGGAGAAGACATTCGCAAGCCAGCGTGTGCTGGTGATCGACGATGAGGTGGTCATCGGTTTGAGTTGCCGCCGTTGCCTGGAGCCGGATGGACACCGCGTCGATTGCATCGAAGACCCCAGGCGAGGCCTGGAAGCCGCCTTGACGGGCGATTACGACGTGATTTTTCTCGACCTGATGATGCCAGGGTTGCATGGCATGGACGTCTTGAAGCAGGTCAAGGCCGCCGGCGTCGCGGCGGAGGTGATCATCATCACGGGATACTCGACGGTCCAGTCCGCCGTGGAGGCCATGAAACAGGGAGCGGCCGACTATCTCAGCAAGCCGTTCACTCCGGACGAGCTGCGTCTGGTGTTCAGAAAAGCCGCGGAGCGATCGGCCCTGATCCGGGAAAACGCGGCGCTTCGCCGGGCTCTCGAAATCGATAAGGGGTTCGAAGGCATCATCGGCGAAAGCCGGTCCATGGAACGCGTATTCGGCCTGATTCGCAGGGTTGCACCGACGGACGGCACGGTGTTGGTGAGGGGTGAAAGCGGTACCGGCAAGGAGATGGTGGTAAGAGCGATCCACCGCCTCAGCCGCCGCAGGAACCAGCCGCTGCTGGGTTGCGACTGCAGCTCGTTGGCTCCGACCCTTCTGGAAAGCGAGCTGTTCGGTCACGTCAAAGGGTCGTTTTCCGGTGCGATTGCCACGAAGCAGGGTTTGTTCGAGGTGGCCGACAAGGGCACCTTGTTTCTCGACGAGGTCGCCAACCTCAGCCTTGAGACGCAAGGCAAGCTGTTGCGGGTGCTGGAGACGCGCAGAGTTCGCAAGGTCGGCGACACCTCTGAACGGGAGGTGGATATCCGGCTGATTGCCGCCACAAATCGCGATCTGATGCAGATGGTGAAAGACGGGGCTTTCAGGGAGGATCTGTACTACCGTCTCAACGTCGTGCCGATTGACCTGCCGCCTCTGCGAGCACGGCAGGGAGACATCCCGAAGCTGGCCATGGTTTTCCTGGAACGCTGCTGTCGTCAGAATGAGATCAGCTTCAAGAGCTTTACACCCGAGGCGATGGCGATGATGGAGGCGTATTCCTGGCCGGGCAACGTCCGGGAACTGCGAAACGTCGTCGAACGGCTGGCCATTCTCTGTGATTCCGACCGGATCGAGGTCAGGCATCTACCTCTCGAGATTCGACAAGCGCCGATTTCGGCCGGTACCGCTCCGCTGCCGAAGACATGGGAAGAGTTCAAGAATCTCAAGCAGCAGGTTCGCGATGCGGCGGTGCAGGAACTGGAACGTCGCTTCCTGAGCAACGCTCTTCAGCAATGCGAGGGTAACGTCAGCAAGGCGGCAGAGCATGTCGGCATGCAGAGAACTCACTTCCATGCCTTGATGCGCAAGCACAATCTGAGCTCAGAACCGGGCGGGTAA
- the hydG gene encoding [FeFe] hydrogenase H-cluster radical SAM maturase HydG: protein MRQETVGLPASDIIRERRIEEILAHNRDQDASLVREILAKARQLKGLPMEDVAVLAEISDPELLAELFATARQVKQDIYGMRLVLFAPLYVSNLCGNNCLYCAFRSGNKSIKRRALTQDEIARETRILVEQGHKRVLLVAGESYPNEGFDYILRAIKTVYSVRSGRGEIRRVNVNIAPLELDQFRQLKDMGIGTYQLFQETYHRETYARVHTGGRKRDYDWRVTAMDRAMEAGIDDVGIGVLFGLFDWRFEILALLQHVQHLEAAFGVGPHTISVPRLEPATGADLASHPPHPVSDVDFRKIVAILRLAVPYTGIIMSTRETPNLRRETFALGVSQISAGSRTNPGGYTEDEDIDASQFCLGDHRPLDEVIRDVAQLGYIPSFCTACYRLGRTGQDFMDLAKPGEIKHHCDPNGLSTFLEYLLDYASPATREVGEQRIASVLAEMDDRARRTAEKLIEQVRAGKRDVFV, encoded by the coding sequence ATGAGACAGGAGACTGTGGGCTTACCCGCTTCGGATATCATCCGTGAGAGACGGATCGAGGAGATCCTCGCACACAACCGCGACCAGGACGCGTCCCTCGTGCGAGAGATCCTCGCCAAGGCCCGGCAACTCAAAGGCTTGCCGATGGAGGACGTCGCGGTCTTGGCCGAGATCAGCGATCCCGAACTCCTCGCCGAACTGTTCGCCACCGCCAGGCAGGTCAAGCAGGACATCTATGGCATGCGCCTGGTTCTGTTCGCCCCGCTCTATGTATCCAACTTGTGCGGCAACAACTGCCTCTACTGCGCTTTCCGTTCGGGGAACAAGTCGATCAAACGCCGGGCGCTCACTCAGGACGAGATCGCCCGCGAAACGAGGATTCTGGTGGAGCAGGGGCATAAGCGGGTGCTGCTGGTTGCCGGCGAGTCTTATCCGAACGAAGGTTTTGATTACATCCTCAGGGCGATCAAGACCGTCTACTCGGTCCGCAGCGGCCGGGGCGAGATTCGCCGCGTTAACGTGAATATTGCTCCGCTCGAACTCGATCAGTTTCGCCAACTCAAGGACATGGGTATCGGCACCTATCAGCTTTTCCAGGAAACATATCACCGCGAAACGTACGCCCGCGTCCATACCGGCGGCCGAAAGAGAGATTACGATTGGCGGGTCACGGCCATGGATCGGGCCATGGAGGCCGGCATCGATGACGTCGGCATCGGCGTGCTGTTCGGATTGTTCGATTGGCGATTCGAGATACTCGCCCTCTTGCAGCACGTTCAGCACCTCGAAGCCGCGTTCGGCGTCGGACCCCACACCATCAGCGTGCCGCGCCTGGAACCGGCGACGGGGGCGGATCTGGCCAGTCACCCCCCTCACCCCGTATCGGATGTCGATTTCCGCAAGATCGTCGCCATCCTGAGGCTGGCCGTCCCCTACACCGGGATTATCATGTCCACGCGCGAGACGCCGAACCTGCGCCGGGAGACTTTTGCCCTGGGTGTGTCGCAAATCTCGGCCGGCAGCCGAACCAACCCCGGCGGTTACACAGAGGACGAGGACATCGATGCCTCGCAGTTTTGCCTCGGAGACCATCGACCGCTGGATGAGGTCATACGGGACGTCGCGCAACTCGGGTATATTCCCTCATTCTGCACGGCCTGCTATCGGCTCGGCCGAACGGGCCAGGATTTCATGGACCTGGCCAAGCCCGGCGAGATCAAGCATCATTGTGACCCCAACGGACTGTCAACGTTCTTGGAGTATCTCTTGGATTACGCCTCCCCGGCCACTCGCGAGGTCGGTGAGCAACGAATTGCGTCCGTACTGGCTGAGATGGACGATCGGGCCCGGCGAACGGCGGAAAAGCTCATCGAGCAGGTCCGCGCGGGGAAACGCGACGTCTTCGTCTGA
- a CDS encoding response regulator, protein MADTKKTILLVDDDADFLMQEEIALKAGGYDVLTADSGKRAEEIIARTRPDAAIVDVMMEDTDAGFMLCYHIKKKDPSIPVIMVTSVTGETGLDFDAATDEEKSWIKADAFLAKPIRIEQLEAELTRLLKDKT, encoded by the coding sequence ATGGCTGACACTAAGAAAACAATCCTTCTGGTGGACGATGACGCGGACTTCCTGATGCAGGAGGAAATCGCCCTGAAAGCCGGCGGCTATGACGTCCTCACCGCGGACAGCGGGAAACGTGCGGAGGAAATCATCGCCCGCACCCGTCCCGACGCCGCCATCGTGGATGTGATGATGGAGGATACCGATGCCGGCTTCATGCTGTGCTACCACATCAAGAAGAAAGACCCGTCGATTCCGGTCATCATGGTGACTTCCGTGACCGGTGAGACCGGCCTGGACTTCGACGCCGCCACCGACGAGGAGAAGTCCTGGATCAAGGCGGATGCGTTCCTGGCCAAACCCATCCGCATCGAGCAGCTTGAAGCCGAGCTCACCCGGCTGTTGAAGGACAAGACATGA
- the nuoE gene encoding NADH-quinone oxidoreductase subunit NuoE, protein MVTPDIDAILAKHRDAKRDALIPILQDVQETQGYLSREAVVRIGRHLGLPASKIYGVATFYNQFRFQPQGRFHIQVCRGTACHVKGSAAVLDAIRRELKIEPGQTSRDGTFSLEVVACIGACGLAPVINISGEFHAGVTTQKVKGIIDSYRARAAGRGSNDQAA, encoded by the coding sequence TTGGTGACGCCGGACATTGATGCCATTCTGGCAAAACATCGCGACGCGAAACGCGACGCGCTGATACCCATCCTCCAAGACGTGCAGGAAACGCAAGGGTATCTCTCTCGCGAAGCCGTCGTTCGCATTGGCAGACATCTGGGTCTGCCGGCGAGCAAGATTTACGGCGTCGCCACGTTCTACAACCAGTTCCGGTTCCAACCTCAGGGACGCTTCCACATCCAGGTTTGTCGCGGGACGGCCTGCCATGTGAAAGGATCAGCGGCCGTCCTCGATGCGATCAGACGCGAGCTGAAAATCGAGCCCGGCCAGACCTCACGCGACGGCACGTTCAGTCTGGAGGTCGTGGCTTGCATCGGAGCGTGTGGCCTGGCCCCGGTGATCAATATCAGCGGTGAGTTCCACGCCGGCGTCACCACTCAGAAGGTCAAGGGGATCATCGATTCATACAGAGCCAGAGCGGCAGGAAGGGGCAGCAATGACCAAGCCGCCTGA